A window of Euwallacea similis isolate ESF13 chromosome 10, ESF131.1, whole genome shotgun sequence contains these coding sequences:
- the LOC136411486 gene encoding TOM1-like protein 2 isoform X1 encodes MSFIQNALIGNPFSTPVGNKIEQATDGSLASENWALNMEICDIINETEEGPKDAIRAIKKRLTQNAGKNYTVVMYSLTILETCVKNCSKRLHILVCSKDFVNELVKLLSPKNDPPTAVQEKVLSLIQCWASAFQADQDLLGVNVVYKDLLAKGIEFPATDLDTLAPIHTPRRVVITLTISGFLSKSLQSVEAPPRPVSAPSPSTSPIPPIESPTGGVLTPEQRAKLQSELDVVQSNMNVLGEMLSEVKPGHEERDELELLHELCTVCQSMQQRLMELISKITNDTLTEELLRINDDMNNLFLRYGRWEKNRTSQGPSASEVINKAIPPSKPPLTNEDSLIDLDDDEIADTMNQLGLGDVKMSPKKGTDEFDMFAQSRNATYEGTKSRGSTYKDNLNPNQISGGLSSVTQGASHQVTDEDRELNEMANWLGKTGGVEESVTSSDFERFLEERAAAAENLPTVSATTGSTNPSTLKKDTKKKEENLLAL; translated from the exons atgtcGTTTATCCAGAACGCACTTATCGGAAATCCATTTTCCACTCCTGTGGGCAATAAGATCG AACAAGCGACAGATGGCAGCCTGGCCTCAGAGAATTGGGCCTTGAACATGGAGATATGTGACATAATCAACGAAACAGAGGAGGGCCCCAAAGATGCAATTCGGGCAATCAAAAAAAGGTTAACCCAGAATGCTGGTAAAAACTATACAGTGGTCATGTACTCTCTAACCATCTTAGAGACATGTGTAAAGAATTGCAGCAAAAGGCTTCATATCTTGGTTTGCAGCAAAGATTTTGTTAATGAACTG GTGAAACTTTTAAGCCCCAAAAATGACCCCCCAACTGCAGTCCAAGAAAAAGTCCTTAGTTTGATCCAATGTTGGGCTAGTGCCTTTCAAGCTGACCAAGACTTACTTGGGGTTAATGTAGTCTACAAAGATTTATTGGCAAAAGGCATTGAATTTCCAGCCACAGACCTCGATACTTTAGCTCCGATACATACACCTCGAAGGGTAGTTATAACTCTCACAATAAGTGGATTCTTATCTAAATCTCTACAGAGTGTGGAAGCACCCCCTCGGCCTGTATCAGCTCCTTCACCTTCCACCAGCCCAATTCCGCCTATAGAATCTCCCACTGGGGGCGTACTAACCCCTGAGCAACGGGCCAAATTGCAGTCCGAATTAGATGTAGTGCAGAGTAACATGAATGTTCTTGGTGAAATGCTTAGTGAGGTTAAACCAGGTCATGAAGAACGGGATGAACTGGAGCTGTTGCACGAGCTGTGCACTGTTTGTCAGAGCATGCAGCAACGGCTTATGGAGCTCATATCAAAGATTACCAATGACACTTTGACTGAGGAGCTGCTGAGGATTAACGACGATatgaataatttgtttttaag GTATGGCAGGTGGGAGAAAAACAGGACTTCCCAAGGCCCCAGTGCTTCCGAGGTAATCAATAAGGCCATTCCCCCATCAAAGCCTCCATTAACCAATGAGGACAGTCTCATAGATTTAGATGATGATGAAATAGCAGACACAATGAATCAATTGGGTTTAGGGGATGTGAAAATGAGTCCAAAGAAGGGGACTGATGAGTTTGATATGTTTGCTCAGTCCCGCAACGCCACTTATGAGGGCACCAAATCTAG GGGCAGCACATACAAAGACAACTTGAACCCTAACCAGATCTCTGGGGGTTTAAGTTCGGTTACTCAGGGGGCCTCCCATCAGGTG ACCGACGAAGACCGGGAGCTCAACGAAATGGCCAACTGGTTGGGCAAAACG GGTGGGGTTGAAGAGTCCGTGACTTCAAGCGACTTCGAGAGGTTTTTAGAGGAAAGGGCAGCGGCAGCCGAGAATCTGCCCACCGTGTCCGCTACCACTGGCTCGACCAATCCCAGCACGTTAAAAAAAGacacaaaaaagaaagaggaaAATTTACTAGCTCTGTAA
- the LOC136411486 gene encoding TOM1-like protein 2 isoform X3, whose protein sequence is MSFIQNALIGNPFSTPVGNKIEQATDGSLASENWALNMEICDIINETEEGPKDAIRAIKKRLTQNAGKNYTVVMYSLTILETCVKNCSKRLHILVCSKDFVNELVKLLSPKNDPPTAVQEKVLSLIQCWASAFQADQDLLGVNVVYKDLLAKGIEFPATDLDTLAPIHTPRRVVITLTISGFLSKSLQSVEAPPRPVSAPSPSTSPIPPIESPTGGVLTPEQRAKLQSELDVVQSNMNVLGEMLSEVKPGHEERDELELLHELCTVCQSMQQRLMELISKITNDTLTEELLRINDDMNNLFLRYGRWEKNRTSQGPSASEVINKAIPPSKPPLTNEDSLIDLDDDEIADTMNQLGLGDVKMSPKKGTDEFDMFAQSRNATYEGTKSRGSTYKDNLNPNQISGGLSSVTQGASHQVGGVEESVTSSDFERFLEERAAAAENLPTVSATTGSTNPSTLKKDTKKKEENLLAL, encoded by the exons atgtcGTTTATCCAGAACGCACTTATCGGAAATCCATTTTCCACTCCTGTGGGCAATAAGATCG AACAAGCGACAGATGGCAGCCTGGCCTCAGAGAATTGGGCCTTGAACATGGAGATATGTGACATAATCAACGAAACAGAGGAGGGCCCCAAAGATGCAATTCGGGCAATCAAAAAAAGGTTAACCCAGAATGCTGGTAAAAACTATACAGTGGTCATGTACTCTCTAACCATCTTAGAGACATGTGTAAAGAATTGCAGCAAAAGGCTTCATATCTTGGTTTGCAGCAAAGATTTTGTTAATGAACTG GTGAAACTTTTAAGCCCCAAAAATGACCCCCCAACTGCAGTCCAAGAAAAAGTCCTTAGTTTGATCCAATGTTGGGCTAGTGCCTTTCAAGCTGACCAAGACTTACTTGGGGTTAATGTAGTCTACAAAGATTTATTGGCAAAAGGCATTGAATTTCCAGCCACAGACCTCGATACTTTAGCTCCGATACATACACCTCGAAGGGTAGTTATAACTCTCACAATAAGTGGATTCTTATCTAAATCTCTACAGAGTGTGGAAGCACCCCCTCGGCCTGTATCAGCTCCTTCACCTTCCACCAGCCCAATTCCGCCTATAGAATCTCCCACTGGGGGCGTACTAACCCCTGAGCAACGGGCCAAATTGCAGTCCGAATTAGATGTAGTGCAGAGTAACATGAATGTTCTTGGTGAAATGCTTAGTGAGGTTAAACCAGGTCATGAAGAACGGGATGAACTGGAGCTGTTGCACGAGCTGTGCACTGTTTGTCAGAGCATGCAGCAACGGCTTATGGAGCTCATATCAAAGATTACCAATGACACTTTGACTGAGGAGCTGCTGAGGATTAACGACGATatgaataatttgtttttaag GTATGGCAGGTGGGAGAAAAACAGGACTTCCCAAGGCCCCAGTGCTTCCGAGGTAATCAATAAGGCCATTCCCCCATCAAAGCCTCCATTAACCAATGAGGACAGTCTCATAGATTTAGATGATGATGAAATAGCAGACACAATGAATCAATTGGGTTTAGGGGATGTGAAAATGAGTCCAAAGAAGGGGACTGATGAGTTTGATATGTTTGCTCAGTCCCGCAACGCCACTTATGAGGGCACCAAATCTAG GGGCAGCACATACAAAGACAACTTGAACCCTAACCAGATCTCTGGGGGTTTAAGTTCGGTTACTCAGGGGGCCTCCCATCAGGTG GGTGGGGTTGAAGAGTCCGTGACTTCAAGCGACTTCGAGAGGTTTTTAGAGGAAAGGGCAGCGGCAGCCGAGAATCTGCCCACCGTGTCCGCTACCACTGGCTCGACCAATCCCAGCACGTTAAAAAAAGacacaaaaaagaaagaggaaAATTTACTAGCTCTGTAA
- the LOC136411486 gene encoding TOM1-like protein 2 isoform X2, whose translation MSFIQNALIGNPFSTPVGNKIEQATDGSLASENWALNMEICDIINETEEGPKDAIRAIKKRLTQNAGKNYTVVMYSLTILETCVKNCSKRLHILVCSKDFVNELVKLLSPKNDPPTAVQEKVLSLIQCWASAFQADQDLLGVNVVYKDLLAKGIEFPATDLDTLAPIHTPRRSVEAPPRPVSAPSPSTSPIPPIESPTGGVLTPEQRAKLQSELDVVQSNMNVLGEMLSEVKPGHEERDELELLHELCTVCQSMQQRLMELISKITNDTLTEELLRINDDMNNLFLRYGRWEKNRTSQGPSASEVINKAIPPSKPPLTNEDSLIDLDDDEIADTMNQLGLGDVKMSPKKGTDEFDMFAQSRNATYEGTKSRGSTYKDNLNPNQISGGLSSVTQGASHQVTDEDRELNEMANWLGKTGGVEESVTSSDFERFLEERAAAAENLPTVSATTGSTNPSTLKKDTKKKEENLLAL comes from the exons atgtcGTTTATCCAGAACGCACTTATCGGAAATCCATTTTCCACTCCTGTGGGCAATAAGATCG AACAAGCGACAGATGGCAGCCTGGCCTCAGAGAATTGGGCCTTGAACATGGAGATATGTGACATAATCAACGAAACAGAGGAGGGCCCCAAAGATGCAATTCGGGCAATCAAAAAAAGGTTAACCCAGAATGCTGGTAAAAACTATACAGTGGTCATGTACTCTCTAACCATCTTAGAGACATGTGTAAAGAATTGCAGCAAAAGGCTTCATATCTTGGTTTGCAGCAAAGATTTTGTTAATGAACTG GTGAAACTTTTAAGCCCCAAAAATGACCCCCCAACTGCAGTCCAAGAAAAAGTCCTTAGTTTGATCCAATGTTGGGCTAGTGCCTTTCAAGCTGACCAAGACTTACTTGGGGTTAATGTAGTCTACAAAGATTTATTGGCAAAAGGCATTGAATTTCCAGCCACAGACCTCGATACTTTAGCTCCGATACATACACCTCGAAGG AGTGTGGAAGCACCCCCTCGGCCTGTATCAGCTCCTTCACCTTCCACCAGCCCAATTCCGCCTATAGAATCTCCCACTGGGGGCGTACTAACCCCTGAGCAACGGGCCAAATTGCAGTCCGAATTAGATGTAGTGCAGAGTAACATGAATGTTCTTGGTGAAATGCTTAGTGAGGTTAAACCAGGTCATGAAGAACGGGATGAACTGGAGCTGTTGCACGAGCTGTGCACTGTTTGTCAGAGCATGCAGCAACGGCTTATGGAGCTCATATCAAAGATTACCAATGACACTTTGACTGAGGAGCTGCTGAGGATTAACGACGATatgaataatttgtttttaag GTATGGCAGGTGGGAGAAAAACAGGACTTCCCAAGGCCCCAGTGCTTCCGAGGTAATCAATAAGGCCATTCCCCCATCAAAGCCTCCATTAACCAATGAGGACAGTCTCATAGATTTAGATGATGATGAAATAGCAGACACAATGAATCAATTGGGTTTAGGGGATGTGAAAATGAGTCCAAAGAAGGGGACTGATGAGTTTGATATGTTTGCTCAGTCCCGCAACGCCACTTATGAGGGCACCAAATCTAG GGGCAGCACATACAAAGACAACTTGAACCCTAACCAGATCTCTGGGGGTTTAAGTTCGGTTACTCAGGGGGCCTCCCATCAGGTG ACCGACGAAGACCGGGAGCTCAACGAAATGGCCAACTGGTTGGGCAAAACG GGTGGGGTTGAAGAGTCCGTGACTTCAAGCGACTTCGAGAGGTTTTTAGAGGAAAGGGCAGCGGCAGCCGAGAATCTGCCCACCGTGTCCGCTACCACTGGCTCGACCAATCCCAGCACGTTAAAAAAAGacacaaaaaagaaagaggaaAATTTACTAGCTCTGTAA